AATGCACGCTCCCACGAGGATGAGCGCAAACGAGCGGAGACGCTGGCAGAGCTGGACCGCGCGAAGACCGTCTTCTTCAGCAACGTCAGCCACGAGTTCCGGACGCCGCTCACGCTGATGCTCGGGCCGATCGAGGAGCTGCTGCGGCGCAGCCATTCGAAGCTCTCGCCGGCAGTCAAGGGCGAGCTGGAAATGGTCAACCGCAACGGATTGCGCTTGCTGAGGTTAGTAAACACGCTCCTGGACTTCTCGCGTATTGAGGCCGGGCGCGTGCGCGCTATCTATCAACCGACCGAGCTGGCTGACTTTACGGCCGAACTAGCCGGCATGTTTCGTGCGGCGATCGAACGCGCAGGACTGAAACTGGTGGTTAATTGTCCGCAGCTTTCCGAAGTGGTCTACGTGGACCGCGAGATGTGGGAAAAGATCGTTTTGAACCTTCTCTCTAATGCCTTCAAGTTCACCTTCGATGGCCGTATCGAGGTCAGCCTTCGGCAATCGGCCAACATGGTGGAACTTCGCGTCTCGGATACCGGCACCGGGATTCCTCCCAAGGAAATGCCCCACCTGTTCGAACGATTCCATCGGGTTGAAGAGCCGCGTGGCCGAACCCACGAAGGAAGCGGAATCGGACTGGCGTTGGTACATGAACTGGTGCGATTGCATGCTGGAAAGATTGTGGCAGAGAGCGTGGTCGACCATGGCACTACGTTCATGGTGGAGATTCCGCTGGGCAAGCACCACTTGCCACCCGACCAGGTCAGTGATGAAGACCGTCCATTTTCCGCCGCGGCCGGAGCGTCGCCGTTTGTCGAAGAAGCGTTGCGCTGGTTGCCGGACGACGCGAAAGAAGAGCCGTATCGCGAGCAGCTGTCAAATTATCGGGAAGCCTTCGCGACACCTGCACTCAATCCGCTCAACGGCAAGAATCGGTCGCGCGTAATCGTGGCCGACGACAATGCCGATATGCGGCAGTATATCTCGCGGATTTTGGGCGAGCGGTACCAGGTTGAGGCTGTTCCCGACGGAGAAGCCGCGCTCCGGGCCGCCGTGGAATGCAAGCCAGACTTGATTCTGGCTGATGTCATGATGCCGCGGCTGGACGGCTTCGGTCTGTTGCGGAAGATTCGTTCCGATCCTGCGCTGCGGGAAACTCCGGTAATCGTGCTCTCGGCACGCGCCGGTGAGGAAAGCCGAGTGGAGGGAATGGATTCGGGAGCGGATGACTATCTGGTGAAGCCATTCAGCGCCCGCGAGCTAATCGCACGCGTCGAGGCGCATCTCAAGATGGTGCAGATGCGCCGCAGCGCCGCGGAACAAGCGAGCTATCGCAATGCGCAGTTTGAAGTGGTGGTGGAGAGAGCGCCGGTAGGAATTATGCTGGTCGATTCGGACCTGCGGATCCGATTGGTCAACCCGATTGCTCGCCCCGCATTTGGCCAGATTCCAGATCTAATCGGTCGGGGCCTTGCCGAAGTCCTACGGATTATGTGGCCACGCGAGTTTGCTGACGAGGTCATCCGACGGTTCCGCTACACACTGGCGACCGGCCAGTCTTACGAAAATCCTGAAAGTTCCGAGCACCGGATCGATCGTAACCAGACCGAGTACTACGAGTGGCGGACCGATCGCACACTGCTACCCGACGGGCAGTACGGAGTCGTTTGTTACTTCCAAGAGATTTCGGCGCGGGTCAAGGCGAGGCAGGAACTGGAGCGAAACCGCGACGCGCTGAGCCGCGATGGCCGCCGCAAAAGCGAGTTCCTTTCCATTCTCGCGCATGAGCTGCGCAACCCCTTGGCGCCGATCGCGAACTCGCTGGAGCTTATCAAGCGCTATGGGAAGAACCAGTCCGTGACCGCGGGGGCCCGGGAGTCTATCGAGAGACAGCTCGCTCAGATGGTTAGGTTGGTAGATGACCTACTGGACGTCAGCCGCATCACCCGCGACAAGCTCGAACTCCGCATCGAACCGGTTGATTTGAAATCGATCGTCGAACAGTCGATCGAGGCGTGCCGGCCGCTGCTTCACGAATCCGGGCTGCGGCTCAAGCGCGATTTTTCGCGCGGGCCTATCGACCTCGATGCTGACCCCGTACGACTCGTGCAGGTGTTTCAAAACCTGCTTCACAATGCCTGCAAATATACTGCGCGAGGTGGAGAGGTCACGGTAACAGCAAAGCGCGAAAACGATGCCGCGGTGGTTTCGGTGCGTGATACCGGTATCGGCATTCCACCGGATCGGCTCAGCGAAGTGTTCGAGATGTTTTCCCAGATGCATTCGGCAACGGTTCGGATGGACCCTGGACTGGGAATTGGACTGGCGCTCGTCAAGCGCCTGGTTGAAATGCACAACGGAAAAGTCGAGGCTCGCAGCAAGGGTCTCGGTTGGGGAGCTGAATTCGTGGTCAAGCTGCCGCTGGTCAGCAAGATGGCACAAGCCGCCGATGCCCACCTCGACACGGCGAGTAAAAATGGAGCTAGATTTGGGCTCCCACCGCATCGCATCCTGGTCGTGGATGACAATGAAGATTCAGCCGAAACCATGGCAAGATTGCTGGAGCTGAGTG
The window above is part of the Candidatus Binataceae bacterium genome. Proteins encoded here:
- a CDS encoding ATP-binding protein, whose translation is MSGDQSISQDALSFLEGSGEMRELIREFDWASTPIGPIKHWSAALVTTIRIVLANRFPHILWWGPDYIQLYNDAYAPIPGAKHPKKALGRPARDCWPEIWHIIGPLIDRPFRGGPPTWNEDILLEIHRHGFVEESHFTIAYSPVPDDTTAGGIGGVLATVHEITEKVISERRTVVLRDLAASAADAKTAEQACAVAANVLAQHDRDVPFALLYLIDPDRRRASLAGASGVGPGLDLSQKILNLDESSAARWPLREVVESGEIQLVEDLATRFRTVPAGPWSDPPVAAAIVPIPSNRPHMNAGVLITGISSRIKFDAHYRDFLVLVKTQIGTAISNARSHEDERKRAETLAELDRAKTVFFSNVSHEFRTPLTLMLGPIEELLRRSHSKLSPAVKGELEMVNRNGLRLLRLVNTLLDFSRIEAGRVRAIYQPTELADFTAELAGMFRAAIERAGLKLVVNCPQLSEVVYVDREMWEKIVLNLLSNAFKFTFDGRIEVSLRQSANMVELRVSDTGTGIPPKEMPHLFERFHRVEEPRGRTHEGSGIGLALVHELVRLHAGKIVAESVVDHGTTFMVEIPLGKHHLPPDQVSDEDRPFSAAAGASPFVEEALRWLPDDAKEEPYREQLSNYREAFATPALNPLNGKNRSRVIVADDNADMRQYISRILGERYQVEAVPDGEAALRAAVECKPDLILADVMMPRLDGFGLLRKIRSDPALRETPVIVLSARAGEESRVEGMDSGADDYLVKPFSARELIARVEAHLKMVQMRRSAAEQASYRNAQFEVVVERAPVGIMLVDSDLRIRLVNPIARPAFGQIPDLIGRGLAEVLRIMWPREFADEVIRRFRYTLATGQSYENPESSEHRIDRNQTEYYEWRTDRTLLPDGQYGVVCYFQEISARVKARQELERNRDALSRDGRRKSEFLSILAHELRNPLAPIANSLELIKRYGKNQSVTAGARESIERQLAQMVRLVDDLLDVSRITRDKLELRIEPVDLKSIVEQSIEACRPLLHESGLRLKRDFSRGPIDLDADPVRLVQVFQNLLHNACKYTARGGEVTVTAKRENDAAVVSVRDTGIGIPPDRLSEVFEMFSQMHSATVRMDPGLGIGLALVKRLVEMHNGKVEARSKGLGWGAEFVVKLPLVSKMAQAADAHLDTASKNGARFGLPPHRILVVDDNEDSAETMARLLELSGNQVRCAGDGLAALEAIDRFDPEIVLLDIGLPRMNGYEVCRAIRRNRSIHQPIVVALTGWGQENDREESKAAGFDHHLVKPVAFEALLELMTKLSRENVTESNAH